The following coding sequences lie in one Thalassoglobus polymorphus genomic window:
- a CDS encoding type II secretion system F family protein, translating to MSSFMYSLFNSYAGLAFCLVAGLTYVVMQLLDNSDHRIQKRISEESRSKQSFVKREKKVQHRLSQFIIKLVPSLGTKQLSSNGTDHNQLADRLRSAGYYQPQAVPIFVGMTLLLAVLPTPCALILLTFSYLTPEQAVWIALIGGGIGMLLPGLWLDRQKKRRLILLVKAIPDFLDLLITCMASGLSLEAAIKRVSDEIGHAHPLLRSELTRVQNEMNLGESVDNAMLSFAERTGCKPIKSLAVLCQQSRKYGTKISEALRAHADLLRTQRELLAEERAQKATVKILLPVLFLIFPAVFVVLAGPAAIGIWENLASPVEVTDVE from the coding sequence ATGTCTTCTTTCATGTACTCTTTGTTCAATTCCTACGCGGGACTGGCATTCTGCCTTGTTGCCGGCCTGACGTATGTGGTGATGCAATTACTCGACAACTCTGACCACCGTATCCAAAAAAGAATTTCGGAAGAGTCCCGCTCAAAACAGAGCTTCGTAAAGCGCGAGAAAAAAGTTCAACATCGATTGAGCCAATTCATTATCAAGCTTGTGCCAAGCCTCGGAACAAAACAGCTTTCCTCGAATGGGACAGACCATAACCAACTCGCTGACCGGCTGAGAAGTGCTGGATACTACCAACCTCAAGCCGTCCCGATCTTTGTCGGCATGACTTTGCTCCTCGCTGTTCTCCCAACACCTTGTGCGTTGATTCTCCTCACCTTCTCTTACTTAACTCCCGAACAGGCTGTTTGGATTGCCTTGATCGGAGGGGGAATTGGCATGTTGCTTCCGGGCTTGTGGCTCGACCGCCAAAAGAAACGCCGTCTCATTCTCCTTGTCAAAGCGATTCCCGATTTTCTCGACTTGCTCATCACTTGTATGGCGAGTGGGTTAAGTCTTGAAGCTGCGATCAAGCGGGTCAGTGACGAGATCGGGCATGCACATCCACTATTGCGAAGCGAACTGACACGTGTACAGAACGAAATGAATTTAGGAGAGTCCGTCGATAATGCAATGTTAAGTTTCGCCGAGCGGACTGGTTGCAAACCGATAAAAAGCCTCGCCGTGCTTTGTCAGCAGTCCCGAAAATATGGAACAAAAATTTCAGAGGCTCTCCGGGCTCATGCTGATCTTCTACGGACCCAACGAGAGCTCTTAGCTGAAGAACGGGCACAGAAAGCGACGGTCAAAATATTGCTACCAGTCTTGTTTCTAATTTTCCCTGCTGTCTTTGTCGTTCTGGCTGGTCCGGCAGCCATCGGAATCTGGGAGAACCTGGCAAGTCCCGTTGAGGTGACCGATGTTGAGTAA
- a CDS encoding TadE/TadG family type IV pilus assembly protein, with protein MLSNQTAKTNRFVDAKNGVGREGTAATELAIMLPVLLTFLLGCVDYGRVTYWAISVSNANATGCFYGATHRLSSLNSDAWEEKIQLLIAEELSENHGFEPDNLSSEIETELDANEILLVTVRTSYAFRTIVNWPGLPHEVALSESVTFRQFR; from the coding sequence ATGTTGAGTAACCAAACAGCTAAGACGAATCGATTCGTTGACGCGAAAAACGGGGTTGGCCGCGAAGGGACAGCAGCGACTGAGTTGGCGATTATGCTTCCGGTATTACTCACTTTTTTATTGGGGTGCGTCGATTACGGGCGGGTGACATACTGGGCGATTTCGGTTTCAAACGCGAATGCGACAGGTTGTTTCTATGGCGCAACTCATCGCCTCTCCAGCCTCAACAGCGATGCTTGGGAAGAGAAAATCCAACTGCTCATCGCTGAGGAACTTTCCGAAAATCACGGCTTCGAGCCAGACAATCTCAGCTCTGAGATCGAAACAGAATTGGACGCAAATGAAATTCTTCTCGTCACAGTTCGAACGAGTTACGCGTTTCGCACGATCGTGAACTGGCCCGGACTTCCTCATGAGGTCGCTTTGTCTGAATCAGTCACTTTTCGTCAATTTCGGTAA
- a CDS encoding TadE/TadG family type IV pilus assembly protein, which produces MKLRNFHSISNSGNQNCRRGASVVEAAIVLPVLLMVLMVALDLALMVLEYNTLAEGSRKLARAASLRGEYSEPEIASWGPETFSSSIAEESVQTQILKPICITMPHQDVTVQLEWLDGINEADSRVKATVSYVHQPVFGLLGADLPMQSSSVVRIRH; this is translated from the coding sequence ATGAAACTTCGCAACTTTCATTCGATCTCGAATTCCGGCAACCAGAATTGTCGACGTGGGGCTTCGGTTGTTGAGGCTGCGATTGTTCTGCCAGTTTTGTTGATGGTGTTGATGGTTGCTCTGGATCTCGCACTCATGGTTCTGGAATACAATACCCTCGCTGAAGGATCCCGAAAACTTGCCAGAGCGGCTTCGCTGCGGGGCGAGTATTCAGAACCTGAAATCGCATCTTGGGGACCAGAAACTTTCTCTTCCTCAATCGCTGAAGAATCCGTTCAAACTCAAATTCTCAAACCGATCTGCATAACGATGCCCCATCAAGACGTCACTGTCCAACTGGAATGGCTCGACGGAATAAATGAAGCGGACTCGCGAGTGAAAGCGACGGTCAGTTATGTCCACCAGCCTGTCTTTGGACTACTTGGTGCGGACCTGCCGATGCAATCAAGTTCCGTTGTTCGAATCAGGCATTAA
- a CDS encoding pilus assembly protein TadG-related protein, which produces MKTSASNCRRTTNFDYCATSNVRDESPLNDREGAREFNFMRQREVDPTPRSGKVLILVLMAFPMILGIIGLVIDGSLLLHDSRSTQHVADAAATTAAFSASQGDPPIFAGQKAQEMVRNFNAMESAAIQVHSPPISGAYRGRSNFYEVNVSNETDTLFMHLTNRFASRGVRARAVAGIKDATPPLSVVVLDPNPDPITITGLPLTLPSLPNHHLGGMEVLGLGRVRVSGGIAINNDWGGVDEHGDPVGENRLLRSALTCTPLLPLTKLNAEHIRVVGGVDNYKNYGHIDGTDANSLRANMGPAPDPFQELPVPTITEDPANVDETYRGSVDILNLPILSPTVVLEPGVYDYINVITGPVRFEPGVYIIRGQHPITGIPLSVLAGPINGRGVMFYISENATYSPTSGLPDSGEDSSTPPTSNLRALLPTAVINGAVLGVKFTPLSDPSSPYDGMFIFQNRNNRRPMVLVTEQLLGSGTLAGTIYSKWGSVVLVANGTHDLGFVVGSIRIVTALGLRLNPSLKFPPVKEVFLVE; this is translated from the coding sequence ATGAAAACATCCGCCTCAAATTGCCGCAGGACGACAAACTTCGACTACTGTGCCACTTCGAATGTCCGGGATGAATCACCGTTGAACGACCGGGAAGGTGCCAGAGAATTCAACTTCATGCGTCAGCGAGAAGTCGATCCGACTCCACGTTCAGGAAAAGTTCTAATTCTAGTTCTCATGGCCTTCCCAATGATTCTGGGAATTATTGGACTCGTCATTGACGGAAGTCTGCTGCTACACGATTCTCGCTCGACCCAGCATGTGGCAGATGCTGCAGCGACAACGGCTGCCTTTTCAGCATCTCAAGGTGATCCTCCAATTTTTGCAGGACAAAAAGCTCAGGAGATGGTTCGAAATTTCAACGCAATGGAAAGCGCAGCCATTCAAGTCCACTCCCCTCCAATCTCGGGTGCATACCGGGGACGAAGTAACTTCTATGAGGTCAATGTCAGCAATGAAACTGACACACTCTTCATGCACCTCACAAACAGGTTCGCATCACGAGGGGTCAGAGCACGTGCTGTTGCTGGTATTAAAGATGCAACGCCACCGTTGAGTGTTGTTGTATTAGATCCCAACCCTGACCCGATCACGATCACAGGACTTCCACTGACGCTTCCGTCACTCCCGAATCACCACTTGGGGGGAATGGAAGTGCTTGGACTCGGTCGAGTCAGAGTGAGTGGGGGAATCGCAATCAACAACGACTGGGGAGGAGTCGATGAGCATGGAGACCCCGTCGGTGAAAATCGACTCTTAAGAAGTGCTCTCACATGCACGCCTCTTCTCCCATTAACCAAGTTGAACGCGGAGCATATTCGAGTAGTGGGAGGAGTCGACAATTATAAAAACTACGGTCACATTGACGGGACTGATGCCAATTCTCTGCGCGCGAATATGGGGCCTGCCCCAGATCCATTTCAGGAATTACCAGTGCCAACTATCACTGAGGACCCAGCTAATGTTGATGAGACCTACCGAGGTTCAGTCGACATTCTAAACTTACCAATTCTCTCACCGACAGTCGTGCTTGAGCCGGGCGTTTATGACTACATCAATGTCATTACTGGACCGGTGCGATTCGAGCCAGGTGTTTACATTATCCGAGGTCAACATCCAATAACTGGCATCCCTTTGAGCGTTCTTGCCGGACCAATTAACGGCAGGGGAGTGATGTTCTACATCTCAGAGAACGCCACCTATTCTCCGACCTCTGGTTTGCCAGATAGTGGAGAAGATTCTTCAACCCCACCAACTTCAAACCTGCGGGCTTTACTCCCCACTGCAGTGATTAACGGCGCAGTTCTTGGAGTGAAATTCACCCCACTCTCTGATCCATCGAGCCCTTATGACGGGATGTTCATCTTCCAAAACCGCAACAATCGACGTCCCATGGTTTTAGTAACCGAGCAGTTACTCGGAAGTGGGACTTTGGCCGGAACCATCTATTCGAAATGGGGGAGCGTGGTACTCGTGGCCAATGGGACGCACGATCTCGGTTTTGTCGTTGGCTCGATTCGAATCGTCACGGCGCTTGGGCTTCGTCTCAATCCAAGTCTAAAATTTCCTCCGGTGAAAGAAGTCTTCCTGGTTGAATAA
- a CDS encoding sulfatase — translation MSLRVIILCVVALMSSSVVADNRPNFVFILVDDLGYMDIGANNPETFYETPNVDRLAREGIRFSDGYAANPVCSPTRYSILTGKYPTRVDATNFFAGKREAKFKPAPLNDRMPLEETTIAEQMRQAGYKTAFLGKWHLGPTEEYWPERQGFDLNIGGHVRGLPKSYFSPYKNPRLEDGPKGEYLTERLTNETLNILEQYQDEPFFLYLAFYTVHTPLQAPKDLVQKYRKKAEQLSGLAEFAEEEQVWPNAPKRQVRILQKHATYASMVEVMDTSVGRILEKLKQLGIDDETVVCFFSDNGGLSTSEGSPTSNLPFRGGKGWLYEGGIREPMIIKWPQGGQSNVVRGEAVSSVDFYPTLLEIAGIEASQDLQLDGVSLVPLLTGGHLQDRSLFWHYPHYSNQGGFPGGAIRTGNYKLVERYEDGRTHLYHLADDPGEVYDLSSENPTQVARMRKELHQWYKDVDAKFLQPNSPDQTPWRP, via the coding sequence ATGTCTCTTCGCGTGATTATTCTTTGCGTTGTTGCTTTGATGTCGAGTTCGGTCGTAGCTGATAATCGACCCAACTTTGTCTTCATTTTAGTCGACGATCTCGGGTACATGGACATCGGTGCGAATAACCCTGAAACGTTCTATGAAACGCCGAACGTCGATCGATTGGCACGAGAAGGGATTCGGTTTTCCGATGGATACGCAGCCAATCCAGTCTGTAGTCCAACACGCTACAGCATTCTGACTGGGAAATATCCGACACGTGTCGATGCGACAAATTTCTTCGCGGGTAAGCGGGAAGCAAAATTCAAACCAGCTCCGCTGAATGACCGAATGCCACTTGAAGAAACGACGATTGCCGAACAGATGCGACAGGCTGGTTACAAAACAGCGTTTCTTGGAAAGTGGCATTTAGGCCCGACTGAAGAGTATTGGCCAGAGAGACAAGGATTTGATTTGAACATTGGCGGCCACGTACGCGGATTGCCGAAGTCGTATTTCTCCCCGTATAAAAATCCTCGACTTGAGGATGGCCCAAAAGGAGAGTATCTGACTGAGCGGTTGACGAATGAGACTTTGAACATCCTTGAGCAATATCAGGACGAACCGTTTTTCCTCTATCTCGCGTTTTATACTGTTCACACTCCGCTTCAGGCTCCGAAAGACCTTGTTCAGAAATATCGCAAGAAGGCTGAGCAGCTTTCTGGATTAGCAGAATTCGCTGAAGAGGAACAGGTCTGGCCCAATGCTCCAAAGCGACAAGTTCGCATTCTTCAAAAACACGCAACCTACGCATCGATGGTCGAGGTGATGGACACCAGTGTCGGCCGGATTCTTGAGAAACTCAAACAACTCGGAATCGATGATGAAACTGTCGTCTGCTTCTTCTCGGATAATGGTGGGCTCTCGACATCAGAAGGTTCCCCGACCTCGAACTTGCCGTTTCGTGGAGGGAAGGGGTGGCTGTACGAGGGAGGAATTCGAGAGCCAATGATTATCAAGTGGCCACAGGGAGGGCAGTCAAATGTTGTCCGAGGTGAAGCGGTATCGAGTGTCGATTTCTATCCAACGTTATTAGAGATCGCTGGGATTGAAGCATCTCAAGATTTACAACTCGACGGTGTCAGTCTCGTACCACTCCTGACCGGCGGACATCTTCAAGATCGAAGCTTGTTCTGGCACTACCCCCATTACAGTAATCAGGGCGGATTCCCCGGAGGAGCCATTCGAACTGGCAACTACAAACTTGTGGAACGATACGAGGATGGTCGGACGCATCTCTATCATCTTGCTGACGATCCCGGCGAGGTGTACGACCTCTCAAGTGAGAACCCGACGCAAGTTGCCCGGATGAGAAAGGAATTGCACCAATGGTACAAAGATGTCGACGCAAAATTTCTACAGCCAAATTCACCAGACCAAACTCCCTGGCGACCGTGA
- a CDS encoding transglutaminase family protein, protein MNHFKQIVLLSFLLVSCPSLLLSQETEPKEMSEVIDVATQLAGISSEQFLKMVKDAQESVVVVEMEGRDGKPLGIGSGFIISEDGLIATNLHVIGEARPVRVRLFDEREFPVTQIHGTNSTQDVAIIAINANKLTPLKLAQPDSLKQGQPIFALGNPWGLEHSVVTGVVSGFREHDDGMSLIQLAIPIEQGNSGGPVMDMQGRVHGLMTLKSRVTDNLGYAVKANVVRELLDSPNPVPMSRWMTIGALNSRIWEPTGDVNWKHRSGVISVSGTSRGFGGRALCLSKLTPPELPFELAVDVKIEQEDGAAGLVFHSDGGDIHYGFYASSGLLRLTRFDGPTVYSWNVLSDVRSRHFHAGEWNRLKVKLTEETIECYCNDELVLTHNQPKLSGGRIGLVKFRHTTAQFKRFEFATELANEKPTEATHQRVVELANIIEHRHPPEMDTVQEFTDFDHTGLKALKTQAKVLEKRAEHLRQLAREVHEQQIREQLLKAIRSEDSEEDAEPVNLLRASLLISALDNSELVPQEYEKLFDQMVEEFQETVPSGADDKEKITLLNEFLFKTQGFHGSRTNYYHASNSYINEAIDDREGLPLTLSILYIEFARRVGLDAAGIGLPGHFIARVVPKDGTPIYIDAFEEGKEMSLLECRQKVREFSGFPWSDTYLEPQSAENIVLRMLRNLIRVANDSDDVEASLCYVRTILAINPDSVDDRLYKAVLCLRTNRIEDGLAETEWVLTEAPEGIELQRVRELRNAFLEKQADFE, encoded by the coding sequence ATGAATCACTTCAAACAGATTGTCCTTCTGAGCTTCCTCTTAGTCTCTTGCCCGTCTCTACTTCTCAGCCAGGAAACAGAGCCTAAAGAGATGTCGGAAGTGATTGATGTCGCCACCCAGTTGGCTGGTATTTCTTCAGAGCAATTTCTGAAGATGGTGAAGGATGCTCAAGAATCAGTCGTCGTCGTTGAGATGGAAGGGCGCGATGGAAAACCGCTCGGAATTGGAAGTGGTTTTATCATCAGCGAAGATGGCCTGATCGCAACGAATCTACATGTAATTGGTGAAGCACGCCCAGTCCGAGTGCGACTGTTCGATGAACGCGAGTTCCCAGTCACGCAGATTCACGGAACAAACAGCACTCAAGATGTGGCGATCATCGCGATCAATGCCAACAAGCTCACCCCGCTGAAGTTGGCTCAGCCTGACAGTTTGAAACAGGGACAACCGATCTTTGCACTCGGAAATCCATGGGGACTCGAACATAGTGTGGTGACTGGTGTCGTCTCTGGATTCCGTGAACATGATGACGGGATGTCCCTGATCCAATTGGCGATTCCAATCGAACAAGGGAACAGTGGCGGGCCAGTGATGGATATGCAGGGGCGAGTTCATGGTCTGATGACGCTAAAATCTCGGGTGACCGACAACTTGGGCTATGCAGTGAAAGCGAATGTCGTTCGTGAACTTCTCGACTCGCCGAATCCGGTTCCAATGTCTCGCTGGATGACCATCGGAGCTTTGAACTCTCGAATCTGGGAGCCCACCGGAGACGTTAACTGGAAACACCGCTCGGGGGTCATTTCCGTTTCTGGAACCAGTCGAGGATTCGGTGGACGAGCGTTATGCCTTTCAAAGCTAACTCCTCCCGAACTTCCTTTTGAACTTGCGGTTGATGTCAAAATCGAACAGGAAGATGGCGCAGCGGGTCTCGTTTTTCACTCTGATGGAGGAGACATTCACTACGGATTTTATGCCAGTAGTGGCTTACTCCGCTTAACACGTTTTGATGGACCAACGGTTTACAGCTGGAATGTTTTGTCAGACGTACGCTCGCGACATTTTCATGCAGGGGAATGGAATCGATTGAAGGTCAAGCTGACCGAAGAGACCATCGAATGTTATTGCAACGACGAACTTGTCTTAACTCACAATCAACCAAAACTCTCTGGTGGACGAATTGGACTCGTCAAGTTTCGCCACACAACTGCCCAATTCAAAAGATTTGAATTCGCGACAGAACTCGCAAACGAAAAGCCGACCGAAGCCACTCATCAACGAGTCGTCGAACTCGCAAACATCATTGAACATCGGCATCCTCCAGAAATGGATACCGTTCAGGAATTCACCGATTTTGACCACACGGGCCTGAAGGCTCTTAAAACTCAGGCCAAAGTTCTCGAAAAACGAGCCGAGCATCTTCGGCAACTTGCGAGGGAAGTTCACGAGCAACAAATTCGCGAACAACTTTTGAAAGCGATTCGCAGTGAGGACTCTGAAGAGGACGCTGAACCTGTCAATCTGCTGAGAGCCTCGTTATTGATTTCCGCTCTCGACAATTCCGAGTTGGTCCCACAAGAGTACGAAAAACTCTTTGACCAAATGGTGGAAGAGTTTCAGGAAACAGTTCCATCGGGTGCCGATGACAAGGAAAAAATTACACTGCTGAATGAATTTCTGTTCAAAACGCAGGGGTTCCACGGAAGCCGAACGAACTACTATCACGCATCAAACAGTTACATCAACGAAGCGATCGATGACCGCGAAGGATTACCGCTGACGCTTTCGATTCTGTACATCGAATTTGCCCGTCGCGTTGGACTCGATGCTGCAGGGATCGGTCTTCCCGGCCACTTCATTGCGAGGGTCGTCCCCAAAGATGGAACCCCAATCTACATTGATGCATTTGAAGAAGGAAAAGAGATGTCACTTCTTGAGTGTCGCCAGAAAGTCCGCGAGTTTTCCGGCTTCCCCTGGAGTGACACTTATCTTGAGCCGCAGTCAGCAGAAAATATTGTCTTGCGTATGCTGAGAAATTTAATTCGAGTTGCCAACGACTCTGACGACGTTGAAGCTTCCCTGTGTTACGTTCGGACGATCTTGGCTATCAATCCTGATTCAGTCGATGATCGACTCTATAAAGCTGTCCTCTGCTTGCGAACGAATCGCATTGAAGATGGACTCGCCGAAACAGAATGGGTGCTGACTGAAGCTCCTGAAGGAATCGAACTTCAGCGTGTCCGAGAGCTTCGCAATGCGTTTCTTGAGAAGCAAGCCGACTTCGAGTGA
- a CDS encoding Gfo/Idh/MocA family protein, with translation MSESKCRWGILGAAMIAKKNWDAIRNSGNGVVTAVASRKKASAQAFIDECQLSRPVRELPEAIEGYEALLQRDDVDAVYIPLPTGLRKEWVIKAAQAGKHVMCEKPCAVSVSDLKEMIAACEENNVQFMDGVMYMHSKRMPELRKVIDDGESVGKIKRIQSHFSFCAPEEFIQGNIRVSSELEPQGCVGDLGWYTIRMSLFAMNYELPQQVVGRQLSQHGREDSPSPVPMEFSGELLFQNGASAGFYNSFLTEHQQLVHISGSKGNITLNDFVLPWCGNEMSFEVNNAVFDFTGCVCVMEKHTRIHHIGEYSNNAPDSQETNLFRTFSKLALTGKPDPFWPEIALKTQIVMDACLESARNGSVPVDVKA, from the coding sequence ATGAGTGAGTCAAAATGTCGTTGGGGGATTCTCGGAGCTGCGATGATTGCCAAGAAAAACTGGGATGCAATCCGCAATTCAGGGAATGGCGTCGTGACGGCTGTTGCGAGCCGCAAGAAAGCGAGTGCTCAGGCATTTATTGACGAATGTCAGCTGTCTCGGCCCGTTCGAGAATTGCCAGAGGCCATCGAAGGATACGAGGCACTTCTGCAACGTGATGATGTGGACGCTGTCTATATTCCGCTCCCAACCGGTCTTCGCAAGGAGTGGGTGATCAAGGCTGCTCAGGCTGGCAAGCATGTGATGTGCGAAAAACCATGCGCGGTCAGTGTCTCCGATTTGAAAGAGATGATTGCAGCTTGTGAAGAGAACAATGTTCAATTCATGGATGGCGTGATGTACATGCACTCCAAGCGAATGCCAGAACTTCGCAAGGTGATCGACGACGGGGAAAGTGTCGGAAAAATCAAACGAATTCAATCTCACTTTTCATTCTGTGCCCCGGAAGAATTTATTCAGGGAAACATTCGAGTCAGCAGCGAACTCGAACCGCAAGGCTGTGTTGGTGATCTTGGCTGGTATACGATTCGAATGTCGTTGTTCGCGATGAATTACGAATTGCCACAGCAAGTAGTTGGTCGGCAACTTTCACAACATGGACGCGAAGACAGCCCATCACCGGTTCCGATGGAATTCTCTGGTGAATTGTTGTTTCAGAACGGTGCATCAGCTGGCTTTTACAATTCATTTTTGACTGAGCATCAACAACTTGTTCACATCAGTGGGTCAAAGGGGAATATCACGCTGAACGATTTTGTATTACCTTGGTGCGGCAATGAGATGTCTTTCGAGGTAAACAATGCGGTCTTCGATTTCACCGGTTGCGTTTGTGTGATGGAGAAGCACACCAGGATTCATCACATTGGAGAATACAGCAACAACGCGCCCGATTCACAAGAGACGAACCTGTTTCGCACGTTCAGCAAGTTGGCCCTGACCGGGAAGCCCGATCCATTTTGGCCAGAGATCGCACTCAAAACACAAATCGTGATGGATGCCTGTTTGGAATCGGCTCGCAATGGAAGCGTGCCGGTGGATGTTAAAGCGTAA
- a CDS encoding metallophosphoesterase family protein codes for MKLAFFGGIYNNYLALEEAIRDARARGAEQLFCLGDLGAFGPHPDRVFPLLYENNIQVVQGNYDNSIGNDFKDCQCGYTDPRDNYFAQISYEYTYQNTSRLNREWMRQLPAEIRFEIGGQRLLLCHGSPRKTNEFLWESTTSTHFLEKLADDHQAEILLGTHTGLHWERELSQGRRFINVGVLGRPENDGTTNVWYTLLTLSGSQCQVEFIPIEYDHLRLAREMKDESLPDEFIETILTGWWTTCLEVLPGRERRVGQF; via the coding sequence ATGAAACTGGCGTTCTTTGGCGGCATTTACAATAACTATCTCGCGTTGGAGGAAGCGATCCGAGACGCTCGCGCTCGGGGTGCAGAACAACTTTTTTGTCTTGGAGATTTAGGAGCCTTTGGACCACATCCCGATCGTGTCTTCCCGCTTTTGTATGAGAACAACATTCAAGTGGTCCAAGGCAACTACGACAACAGCATTGGAAACGACTTCAAGGATTGCCAATGCGGGTACACTGATCCTCGCGATAATTATTTTGCTCAAATCAGCTACGAATATACCTATCAAAACACGAGTCGTCTGAATCGGGAGTGGATGCGTCAACTCCCTGCAGAAATACGTTTTGAAATTGGAGGGCAGCGGCTGTTGTTGTGTCATGGAAGCCCACGTAAAACGAACGAGTTTCTTTGGGAATCGACAACGAGCACACATTTTCTGGAGAAGCTTGCAGACGACCATCAGGCAGAGATCCTCCTTGGTACTCATACTGGATTGCACTGGGAGCGTGAGCTCTCCCAAGGTCGTCGGTTCATCAATGTTGGCGTGTTGGGACGTCCTGAGAATGATGGAACAACAAATGTCTGGTACACATTGCTAACATTGAGCGGTTCGCAATGTCAGGTGGAATTCATTCCGATAGAATATGACCATCTGAGACTGGCTCGCGAGATGAAAGACGAATCACTGCCCGATGAGTTTATTGAGACGATTCTTACCGGCTGGTGGACAACGTGTCTCGAAGTGCTGCCGGGACGGGAGCGTCGCGTCGGGCAGTTCTAA
- a CDS encoding radical SAM protein produces MSAVVENVPQIELKALDELWFQVSGTLCNLECSHCFISCSPKNDSFGFLSREEISRRLQESVALGVKEYYFTGGEPFLNKEMVSILEETLTYGPATVLTNGTVLKDEWLLRLRDAEDRSGFTLEFRVSIDGPTKEINDPIRGEGTFERAMKGVEKLVDTGFLPIITMTRTWADEEDLENLEGFRRVLAEHGYTRPRLKILPRLKLGAEMERTSGYSQAERITMEMMTDFDESQLVCNHSRVVSDRGIHVCPILLDAPDSILGDSLIESQQPFPLSHGACLTCYQYGSICSNPSSLKPE; encoded by the coding sequence ATGTCAGCAGTTGTTGAAAATGTTCCGCAGATTGAGCTGAAGGCTCTGGATGAATTGTGGTTTCAGGTCTCTGGAACGCTCTGCAATTTGGAATGTTCACACTGCTTTATCAGCTGTAGCCCGAAGAATGATTCATTCGGTTTTCTCTCACGAGAAGAAATTTCCAGGAGGCTGCAGGAGTCGGTGGCGCTGGGAGTGAAGGAATATTACTTCACAGGAGGTGAGCCGTTTCTCAACAAAGAAATGGTGTCGATTTTGGAAGAGACACTCACCTACGGACCAGCGACGGTTCTGACAAATGGAACGGTTCTCAAAGATGAATGGCTACTCCGTTTGCGAGATGCGGAAGACCGTTCTGGGTTCACTCTTGAATTTCGTGTTTCCATTGATGGTCCGACCAAAGAGATCAACGATCCGATCCGCGGAGAGGGAACGTTTGAACGTGCCATGAAAGGCGTTGAAAAGCTGGTCGACACTGGGTTTCTTCCGATTATCACGATGACACGTACATGGGCTGATGAAGAAGATCTGGAGAACTTAGAAGGCTTTCGTAGAGTGCTCGCTGAGCATGGATATACTCGTCCGCGTCTCAAGATACTTCCTCGGCTGAAGCTCGGAGCCGAAATGGAACGAACGTCCGGTTACAGCCAGGCAGAGCGAATTACGATGGAGATGATGACTGACTTTGATGAATCGCAGCTGGTCTGCAATCACAGTCGAGTTGTTTCCGACCGAGGCATTCATGTCTGCCCAATCCTCCTGGATGCACCAGACTCCATTCTGGGAGATTCGCTGATTGAGTCGCAGCAACCATTTCCTCTGAGTCATGGGGCCTGCCTGACATGCTATCAGTATGGTTCAATCTGCTCGAATCCGTCCTCTCTAAAACCGGAATAG